The following are encoded together in the Candidatus Bandiella woodruffii genome:
- the potA gene encoding spermidine/putrescine ABC transporter ATP-binding protein PotA has translation MEDIKKLKKNFLILELKNVCKKFQGEDIISDITFSINNGEFISILGPSGCGKTTLLRLIGGFETPDLGDIYIKKTRVNDVTPSNRKVNTVFQNYALFPHMNVYENIAFGLRVEGEDDAYIDKEVKKIAEKVGLDKLLLRMPNQLSGGQKQRVAIARAVIKKPHILLLDEPLSALDKKLRQKMQIELKQLQKSLGITFILVTHDQEEALSVADKVIVMGDGQIEQIGTPRDVYESPTNLFVAQFVGEINVFDAEVLAVKKDQAELLIEDEIVYIIKNKKGYKAKEKLKVLFRPEDLRTETIKDSKTLNNVLIGKVEDTTYKGATLDSTVILKNGKVIKVSEFFDEDDAYFDYKIGENVTISWIEGWEVILKDEK, from the coding sequence TTGGAGGATATTAAAAAATTGAAAAAGAACTTCCTGATTTTAGAACTAAAGAACGTATGTAAAAAGTTCCAAGGAGAGGATATAATATCCGATATAACTTTCTCTATCAATAACGGAGAATTTATATCTATACTTGGACCTTCTGGATGTGGTAAAACAACACTTTTAAGACTAATCGGTGGGTTTGAAACTCCAGATTTGGGGGATATTTATATAAAAAAAACAAGAGTAAATGATGTTACGCCTTCTAACAGGAAAGTAAATACGGTGTTTCAAAATTACGCATTGTTTCCACATATGAACGTATATGAAAATATAGCGTTTGGTCTACGGGTTGAAGGTGAAGATGATGCATACATCGACAAAGAGGTAAAGAAAATAGCTGAAAAGGTAGGCTTAGATAAGCTTTTACTTAGAATGCCAAACCAGCTTTCAGGCGGACAAAAGCAAAGAGTTGCGATTGCTAGGGCTGTTATCAAAAAACCTCATATACTACTGCTTGATGAACCACTTAGTGCACTGGATAAAAAGCTTCGTCAAAAAATGCAAATAGAATTGAAGCAGCTACAAAAAAGTTTGGGTATAACTTTTATTTTGGTAACGCATGATCAAGAAGAGGCCCTTTCAGTCGCTGATAAAGTTATAGTAATGGGCGATGGTCAGATTGAACAAATTGGCACGCCAAGAGATGTGTATGAATCCCCCACCAATTTATTTGTAGCGCAATTTGTTGGGGAAATAAATGTATTTGACGCCGAAGTGCTCGCTGTGAAAAAGGATCAAGCAGAGCTATTAATAGAAGATGAAATTGTCTATATAATTAAAAACAAGAAGGGGTATAAAGCAAAAGAAAAATTGAAAGTTTTGTTTAGACCAGAAGACTTAAGGACAGAAACAATAAAAGATTCAAAAACCTTAAATAACGTGTTGATCGGCAAAGTTGAAGACACAACATATAAGGGCGCAACACTTGACTCCACAGTTATTTTAAAAAATGGTAAGGTCATAAAAGTAAGTGAATTTTTTGATGAAGATGATGCATATTTTGACTATAAGATTGGTGAAAATGTAACAATAAGTTGGATAGAGGGCTGGGAGGTGATTTTAAAGGATGAAAAGTAA
- the greA gene encoding transcription elongation factor GreA produces the protein MIKRFPISQQGLDKLELELKNLRNVERIEIIKAIAEARAHGDLSENAEYHAAREKQSFIEAKISELEDKIGRAEVIDVSKIQGNEIKYGATVKLLDEETEDEVKYTIVSEYEADVSAGLISISSPLAKALLGKVMGESLEFRTPKGTKYYEVLSVSYV, from the coding sequence ATGATTAAGAGATTTCCCATATCGCAGCAAGGTTTGGACAAGCTTGAACTTGAGTTGAAAAACCTCAGAAATGTTGAAAGGATAGAGATTATTAAGGCAATTGCGGAAGCAAGAGCGCATGGAGACTTATCTGAAAACGCAGAGTACCATGCTGCAAGAGAGAAGCAAAGTTTCATAGAAGCTAAAATATCAGAGCTTGAGGATAAAATTGGACGCGCTGAGGTTATAGATGTGTCTAAAATTCAGGGTAATGAGATAAAATACGGCGCCACAGTTAAGTTACTTGATGAGGAAACGGAAGACGAGGTTAAATACACCATAGTAAGTGAATATGAAGCGGATGTTTCTGCTGGGCTTATATCGATATCATCTCCTTTGGCAAAGGCTTTATTAGGCAAAGTGATGGGGGAGTCTTTAGAGTTTCGCACGCCTAAAGGGACTAAATATTACGAAGTATTGTCGGTATCTTACGTTTAA
- the lpdA gene encoding dihydrolipoyl dehydrogenase, with amino-acid sequence MQKFDYDVVILGSGPGGYVSAIKASQLGLKVAVVEKAHLGGICLNWGCIPTKALLRTAEIVEYIKNASEFGIVCKEYKVDFEKVIARSREVASKLSSGINHLLKKHNIEVINGHGKFLNKSCLTVTQQDGKALNVTAKNVVIATGARPKFIKGLSPEDSDMIMGYKQALLPKKMPKKLLVIGSGAIGVEFASFYNALGSDVTILEVADRIMMHEDLEVSQFVQKAFEKHGIKVLTSSEIKMFSIRKNDIEFEIKKGDKLIKESFDSVISAVGVCANIEDIGLENVGVKISEQKYILTNEFLETNQKGIYAIGDVTSPPWLAHKASMEGVICAKTIVGEKPKAINPLNIPSCTYCHPQVASVGLTQEKAELKYGKDAVKVGNFPLFANGKALALGDSGGFIKTIFYKKTGELLGAHMVGPEVTEMIFGLVLAKHLECTELDLMTAIFPHPTISEGIHESALNAFGKSIHI; translated from the coding sequence ATGCAAAAATTTGATTACGATGTTGTGATACTAGGCTCAGGGCCAGGTGGCTATGTTTCAGCAATAAAAGCTTCTCAACTGGGGTTGAAGGTGGCTGTTGTTGAAAAAGCTCATTTAGGTGGGATATGTCTGAATTGGGGGTGTATACCAACAAAGGCACTGCTTCGTACCGCTGAAATTGTTGAGTATATCAAAAATGCGTCAGAATTTGGCATTGTTTGCAAAGAATATAAAGTGGATTTTGAGAAAGTGATCGCTAGGTCAAGAGAAGTAGCAAGCAAATTATCTTCAGGGATCAACCACCTATTAAAAAAGCATAACATAGAGGTGATTAATGGCCATGGAAAGTTTCTTAATAAAAGTTGCTTAACAGTAACGCAGCAAGATGGCAAGGCCTTAAATGTTACAGCAAAAAACGTGGTTATAGCAACTGGTGCAAGGCCTAAGTTTATTAAAGGCCTGTCTCCAGAAGATAGTGATATGATAATGGGGTATAAGCAGGCCTTGCTACCTAAAAAAATGCCAAAAAAGTTATTGGTCATTGGTAGTGGTGCAATAGGCGTGGAATTTGCAAGCTTTTACAATGCTCTTGGATCGGATGTGACCATCCTTGAAGTTGCTGATAGAATTATGATGCACGAAGACTTAGAGGTCTCCCAATTTGTTCAAAAAGCTTTTGAGAAACATGGAATTAAGGTTCTGACATCTTCGGAGATCAAGATGTTTTCTATTCGCAAAAATGATATTGAATTTGAGATTAAAAAGGGAGATAAACTCATAAAAGAATCGTTCGATTCAGTTATCTCAGCTGTTGGAGTTTGCGCCAATATTGAAGATATTGGTCTTGAAAATGTCGGCGTTAAAATTTCTGAGCAAAAATACATACTGACTAACGAATTTTTAGAAACCAACCAAAAGGGGATATATGCTATAGGAGATGTTACTTCTCCCCCATGGCTTGCTCATAAGGCAAGTATGGAAGGGGTTATATGTGCTAAAACGATTGTCGGGGAAAAACCAAAAGCAATCAATCCACTCAACATCCCAAGCTGCACTTACTGCCATCCACAAGTTGCAAGTGTTGGGTTGACACAAGAAAAAGCTGAGCTTAAATATGGCAAAGATGCGGTCAAAGTTGGAAACTTCCCATTGTTTGCAAACGGCAAAGCGTTGGCGCTTGGGGATAGTGGTGGATTTATAAAAACAATATTTTATAAAAAAACAGGAGAACTGTTAGGAGCGCATATGGTTGGGCCTGAGGTTACAGAAATGATATTCGGTCTCGTGCTTGCAAAACATCTTGAGTGCACTGAATTGGATCTAATGACTGCAATCTTCCCACATCCAACTATCTCTGAAGGGATACATGAGTCTGCTTTAAATGCTTTTGGTAAAAGTATACATATTTAG
- a CDS encoding pyruvate dehydrogenase complex dihydrolipoamide acetyltransferase, whose product MAIKILMPALSPTMKEGNLAKWLKKEGDKVAAGEVIAEIETDKAIMEVDAVDEGTLAKIMITAGAKNVKVGDVIAILAEEGEDIETAIKEGQEIIVKSHVKEIVVEDIKTEKYSGPDQKESVAERIFATPLARRIASQENINLHNITGSGPNGRIVKSDVEGCIGQPLLNENGGVTTIPITGIRQVIADRLVESKQQVPHFYLEIECVVDKLLEFRTEINAGAKLGEDSKPEYKISINDFLVKAAALSLARHPKVNSSWQKDVIIQYNDVDICVAVAIDDGLMTPIVKNANRKNILQISAEVKELAKKAKSQRLKPEEYQGGGFTISNLGMYSIKSFYAIINPPQSCIMAVGATRKVAMYNKNDQLEMRHVMNISLSCDHRVVDGATAAMFLNTLKELIETPSLMICY is encoded by the coding sequence ATGGCAATAAAAATTCTGATGCCTGCTTTGTCCCCCACGATGAAAGAAGGGAATTTGGCAAAGTGGCTTAAAAAAGAAGGAGATAAAGTGGCGGCAGGGGAGGTTATTGCCGAAATTGAAACCGATAAAGCTATCATGGAAGTTGACGCGGTGGACGAGGGTACCCTCGCAAAGATCATGATCACCGCAGGTGCGAAAAATGTGAAGGTGGGTGATGTGATTGCAATTTTAGCAGAAGAGGGTGAGGACATCGAAACTGCCATAAAAGAAGGGCAAGAAATAATTGTTAAAAGTCATGTTAAAGAAATTGTAGTTGAGGATATAAAAACGGAAAAATATTCTGGGCCTGATCAAAAAGAAAGTGTTGCTGAAAGAATTTTTGCAACTCCTTTGGCAAGAAGAATTGCTTCTCAAGAAAATATCAACTTACACAATATAACCGGTTCTGGACCAAATGGAAGAATTGTAAAGTCAGACGTTGAAGGTTGTATAGGGCAACCACTGCTCAACGAAAATGGTGGTGTAACAACAATCCCAATCACTGGGATCAGGCAAGTGATTGCGGACAGACTTGTTGAGTCTAAGCAACAAGTTCCTCATTTTTATCTGGAGATTGAGTGCGTTGTTGACAAGCTTTTGGAATTTAGAACAGAAATTAATGCTGGTGCTAAGTTAGGTGAAGATTCAAAGCCCGAATATAAAATCTCTATTAACGATTTTTTGGTCAAAGCTGCGGCGTTGTCACTTGCTAGACACCCAAAAGTTAATTCTTCATGGCAGAAGGATGTCATTATACAATACAATGACGTTGATATCTGTGTTGCGGTTGCAATTGATGATGGTTTGATGACCCCAATTGTAAAAAATGCCAATCGCAAAAACATCTTGCAAATATCGGCAGAGGTAAAGGAACTAGCAAAAAAGGCTAAATCACAAAGACTTAAACCAGAGGAATATCAAGGAGGTGGTTTCACCATATCAAATCTTGGTATGTATTCAATCAAGTCGTTTTACGCAATCATCAATCCACCCCAATCTTGCATTATGGCAGTAGGTGCAACAAGAAAAGTCGCTATGTATAATAAAAATGATCAATTGGAGATGAGGCATGTTATGAATATATCTCTATCATGCGATCATAGGGTTGTGGATGGTGCAACAGCTGCGATGTTTTTAAACACACTGAAGGAATTAATAGAAACTCCTTCGTTAATGATTTGTTATTAG
- the hemF gene encoding oxygen-dependent coproporphyrinogen oxidase: protein METLENQKQLAIAWFANLRNSIRQEFEKIEELYGTSSKFKQIDWKKEDGGGGGEMSIMHGEVFEKVGVNISTVYGEFSENFAKEIPGCENGDRQFWASGISLVAHMRSPHVPAAHFNTRMIVTTKQWFGGGGDLTPVFPDDEDTRIFHSRFKAACDKFDPDYYPKFKKNCDEYFYLPHRNEPRGVGGIFYDYLNTNDWQKDFEFTMQVGVEFKNGFLEIIKRNVMKKWNEEERVKQLQKRGRYVEFNLLYDRGTKFGLMTNGNTEAILMSMPPHAAW from the coding sequence ATGGAAACCTTAGAAAACCAAAAGCAACTCGCAATCGCGTGGTTTGCAAACCTAAGAAATTCAATACGCCAAGAGTTTGAAAAAATAGAAGAGCTTTATGGCACATCGTCAAAATTTAAACAAATAGATTGGAAAAAAGAAGATGGCGGCGGCGGTGGAGAAATGTCTATTATGCATGGAGAGGTTTTCGAGAAAGTGGGGGTTAATATTTCAACCGTATATGGGGAGTTTTCTGAAAACTTTGCAAAGGAAATTCCAGGATGCGAAAATGGGGATAGACAATTTTGGGCAAGTGGTATTTCTTTGGTTGCACATATGAGGTCGCCACATGTTCCGGCCGCACATTTTAACACCAGAATGATTGTTACCACTAAGCAGTGGTTTGGCGGCGGTGGAGATTTAACGCCAGTTTTTCCAGATGATGAAGACACCAGAATATTTCATTCACGTTTTAAAGCTGCTTGTGACAAGTTTGACCCAGATTATTACCCTAAATTTAAAAAAAATTGTGATGAATATTTTTATTTACCACATAGAAATGAGCCCAGGGGTGTGGGAGGAATTTTTTACGACTATCTTAATACAAATGACTGGCAAAAAGATTTTGAATTTACTATGCAAGTTGGTGTAGAGTTTAAGAATGGCTTCTTGGAAATTATTAAGCGAAATGTTATGAAAAAATGGAACGAGGAAGAAAGAGTCAAGCAATTACAGAAAAGAGGGCGTTATGTGGAATTCAACTTGCTTTACGATAGAGGAACTAAGTTTGGGTTGATGACAAATGGCAACACTGAGGCAATACTGATGTCAATGCCACCACACGCCGCCTGGTAA
- a CDS encoding spermidine/putrescine ABC transporter substrate-binding protein produces the protein MIRMLFLIIVLSFTSVKAYSSSSNHLYIYTWSNIIPDEVVQKFTKETGIKVLMSFYENNETMYAKIKLLGNQSSYDIVFPSSYFIQKMAKYRLLEELDKSKIPNFQFINKDVLNLSFDPANKFSIPYSMSLTGILYNKKYIQEKIDSWHNLFEPQYKRKILLIDDIREVFHIGLNLLGYNVNSINETEIKAAYQKLRTLLPNVKLFLSDSMKSSFLSEEVIIGMSWNIDAYQSIIEDNNLQFIYPKEGAIFSMDTMVILKNAKNKENAYKFINFVQRPDVAKEIIENLGLSMPNSAAKKLVNPMLQNNEVMFPNEKTIRNSIIHDDLEENIAIYNKYWEMLKVEN, from the coding sequence ATGATACGGATGTTGTTTTTGATAATAGTACTGAGCTTTACTTCTGTAAAAGCATATTCTTCATCTTCTAACCATTTATATATCTACACTTGGTCAAATATTATTCCTGACGAAGTAGTCCAGAAATTCACAAAAGAAACTGGTATAAAAGTTCTAATGTCGTTTTATGAAAATAACGAGACTATGTACGCAAAAATCAAGTTATTAGGCAATCAATCAAGTTACGACATTGTTTTTCCGTCCTCATATTTTATACAAAAAATGGCAAAATACAGACTGCTTGAGGAATTGGACAAATCCAAAATCCCAAATTTTCAATTCATTAACAAAGATGTTTTGAATTTGAGTTTTGATCCTGCCAATAAATTTAGCATACCTTACTCTATGTCTTTGACGGGGATTTTGTATAATAAAAAATACATTCAGGAAAAGATTGATAGTTGGCATAATTTATTTGAGCCACAATATAAACGTAAGATATTGCTTATAGATGATATTAGAGAAGTTTTTCACATAGGATTAAATTTGCTGGGATACAATGTTAATTCTATAAACGAAACCGAAATTAAGGCTGCATACCAGAAATTGCGCACATTGCTTCCAAATGTTAAACTTTTTTTATCTGATTCAATGAAATCAAGTTTTCTGAGTGAGGAGGTGATAATAGGTATGAGTTGGAACATCGATGCATATCAATCCATAATAGAAGATAATAATCTTCAATTTATTTATCCGAAGGAAGGAGCGATTTTTTCTATGGATACGATGGTTATACTTAAAAATGCCAAAAATAAAGAGAACGCATATAAATTTATTAATTTTGTGCAAAGGCCTGATGTTGCCAAAGAAATCATAGAAAATTTAGGGCTTAGTATGCCTAATAGCGCGGCAAAAAAACTGGTTAATCCAATGCTTCAAAACAATGAGGTGATGTTTCCAAATGAAAAGACAATAAGGAATAGC
- a CDS encoding ABC transporter permease — MKSNFIFRKIIVFNTLFFLCITTILPNLLIVLISFTQRDPEHLLNFNFTLANFAQAFSPIFLRVYINSMAIGVVTVLFCLLFGYPFAYFIYMEKSNAIKSILLIAIIIPFWTSSLIRTYSIIFILKLHGLLNNILLYIGIIDTPLNMLYDWGAVIFGFVYTLIPFMIIPIYLSLRKIDPALIEAAKDLGASKLRIFSKILLPLSYTGVVSGCSMVLLSSLGMFYLSDLLGGSKTVLIGNIIKNQFLLLDNWNLGGAISVLLYFIVIFWIMLQKENYKLSSYAGNR, encoded by the coding sequence ATGAAAAGTAATTTTATATTCAGAAAAATCATCGTTTTTAATACCCTTTTTTTTCTGTGCATCACAACTATACTGCCAAATTTGCTTATAGTATTAATAAGTTTTACACAAAGAGACCCAGAGCACCTACTTAATTTTAATTTCACTTTGGCAAATTTCGCTCAGGCTTTTTCTCCAATATTTCTGAGAGTATACATCAATTCCATGGCAATAGGTGTTGTTACAGTTCTTTTTTGTCTTCTTTTTGGTTATCCATTTGCGTATTTCATATACATGGAGAAAAGCAACGCAATAAAATCAATACTACTGATTGCAATAATAATCCCATTCTGGACAAGTTCCTTAATCAGGACATATTCCATAATATTTATATTGAAGCTACATGGGCTTTTGAATAATATCCTATTGTATATAGGTATAATAGATACGCCTTTAAATATGTTATATGATTGGGGTGCTGTTATATTTGGCTTTGTTTATACATTGATTCCATTTATGATAATCCCAATTTATCTATCACTGCGAAAAATTGATCCGGCATTAATTGAAGCTGCGAAAGACTTGGGTGCTTCTAAGCTTAGGATATTTTCAAAAATTCTTTTGCCATTAAGTTATACAGGTGTTGTTTCCGGATGTTCAATGGTGTTGTTGTCATCATTAGGAATGTTTTATTTATCGGATTTACTTGGTGGTTCCAAAACTGTGCTTATAGGGAATATAATTAAAAACCAGTTCTTGTTACTTGATAATTGGAATTTGGGCGGTGCCATAAGTGTGCTGCTTTATTTTATTGTGATTTTTTGGATTATGTTACAAAAAGAAAATTATAAACTTAGTTCTTACGCTGGGAATCGATGA
- the ubiG gene encoding bifunctional 2-polyprenyl-6-hydroxyphenol methylase/3-demethylubiquinol 3-O-methyltransferase UbiG produces MRKTHNNTTIDKEEVAKFSALAKEWWDESGKFKPLHDINPVRIGYIKEKIINHFGVKNNTHPFTNLKILDIGCGGGILSVPMRRLGASVTGIDPSEQNIKIAKKHVEDLNLEIDFQCTDTTSMGKNYQRWFDVVLNMEVVEHVADVEQFLTESSKLVKHGGLMIISTINKTLKSAIFAKIAAEYILGWIPVGTHQWDKFLKPGQIMKILDDNKMELLDIVGMSYNLLQKEWYISEKLDVNYICCFKMDYSAT; encoded by the coding sequence ATGCGTAAAACTCATAACAACACAACCATAGACAAGGAAGAGGTTGCAAAATTTTCAGCATTAGCAAAAGAGTGGTGGGATGAAAGTGGTAAATTCAAGCCATTACATGACATTAATCCTGTAAGGATTGGATATATTAAAGAAAAAATAATAAATCATTTCGGCGTAAAAAATAACACACATCCCTTTACGAATCTAAAAATATTAGATATAGGGTGTGGAGGCGGAATATTATCTGTGCCAATGAGAAGATTAGGGGCATCTGTAACTGGTATAGACCCATCAGAACAAAACATTAAAATAGCAAAAAAGCATGTTGAAGACCTCAACTTAGAAATTGACTTTCAATGCACAGACACAACAAGTATGGGAAAAAATTATCAAAGGTGGTTTGATGTGGTTCTAAATATGGAGGTGGTGGAGCACGTAGCTGATGTTGAACAATTTTTAACGGAAAGCTCTAAATTGGTTAAACATGGTGGGCTAATGATTATTTCTACTATAAATAAGACTTTGAAATCCGCGATTTTTGCCAAGATCGCAGCCGAATATATTCTAGGATGGATTCCAGTTGGTACTCACCAATGGGATAAATTTTTAAAACCAGGGCAAATTATGAAGATACTTGATGATAACAAGATGGAGCTGCTAGACATAGTTGGAATGAGCTATAACTTATTGCAAAAGGAATGGTATATTTCAGAGAAGTTGGATGTCAATTACATATGTTGCTTTAAAATGGATTATTCAGCTACTTAG
- a CDS encoding ABC transporter permease subunit: MNRTLKLTYITIFLLVLYFPIAMLVANSFNLSVYSVKWEGFTLMWYQRALENFALMSALKNSLILAFSSAFCVTVIATISAFSFYRYQYPGRRIVYFFVQTMVMFPDIILGISLLLLFIIFHIKLGYVTLLIAHISLALPFAIITIFIGFQGLDRNIIEAGKDLGASDYEVFSKIILPIIFPNLVSAYLIAFTLSLDDVVVSYFVSAPDYEILPLIIYSLAKLGIKPEVNAVCASMLVLSVIFIIISQTLIRKKL; the protein is encoded by the coding sequence ATGAACAGAACGCTAAAACTAACATATATTACAATTTTTCTTTTGGTTTTGTATTTTCCAATTGCAATGCTTGTCGCCAATTCCTTCAACTTGTCTGTTTACAGTGTTAAGTGGGAGGGGTTTACTTTGATGTGGTATCAAAGGGCACTAGAGAATTTTGCCTTGATGAGTGCTTTAAAAAACTCTTTAATTTTGGCATTTTCGTCTGCCTTTTGTGTTACAGTTATTGCTACGATATCTGCTTTCAGTTTTTACAGATATCAGTATCCAGGGCGGAGGATTGTTTATTTTTTTGTGCAAACAATGGTGATGTTTCCCGACATCATTTTGGGTATTAGCCTGCTACTTTTATTTATTATTTTCCACATAAAACTTGGTTATGTTACTTTATTAATTGCGCATATATCTTTAGCCTTACCATTTGCCATCATAACTATATTCATAGGCTTTCAAGGGCTTGATAGAAATATAATTGAAGCAGGAAAAGATTTAGGGGCAAGCGATTACGAAGTGTTCTCAAAAATTATTCTCCCAATTATATTCCCTAATCTAGTATCTGCATATTTAATTGCCTTTACTTTATCTTTGGATGATGTTGTTGTTAGTTATTTTGTAAGCGCTCCAGATTACGAAATTTTGCCGCTTATCATTTATTCATTGGCAAAATTGGGCATAAAGCCAGAAGTAAACGCAGTTTGTGCATCGATGCTTGTATTGTCAGTGATCTTCATAATAATATCACAAACTTTGATCAGGAAAAAACTATGA
- a CDS encoding helix-turn-helix transcriptional regulator, with protein sequence MNDNTANSNNIHYVDIHVGRKLKEKRLERGITQDDLAGSVNLTFQQVQKYEKGINRISSSKLYDFAKFLDIDVSYFFQGLDDYKIHNQEQLYASDKVANDFGATVKNREIESLVQAFKCVSNAEVRKNIISLVKTLTT encoded by the coding sequence ATGAACGATAATACAGCTAATAGTAATAATATACACTATGTAGACATACATGTTGGTAGAAAGCTGAAGGAAAAAAGGTTGGAAAGAGGTATAACCCAAGATGACCTTGCAGGCTCTGTAAATCTTACTTTTCAGCAAGTCCAAAAATATGAAAAAGGAATTAATAGAATAAGTTCTAGCAAACTCTATGATTTCGCTAAATTCTTGGACATAGATGTGTCATATTTTTTTCAAGGCCTTGATGATTATAAAATACATAATCAAGAACAGTTATACGCTTCTGACAAAGTGGCCAATGATTTTGGCGCTACAGTCAAAAATAGAGAAATAGAGTCGTTGGTCCAAGCTTTTAAATGTGTTTCTAACGCAGAGGTAAGGAAAAACATCATATCTTTAGTGAAAACATTAACAACATAA
- a CDS encoding IS6 family transposase → MFKVDPKLMKYFKNHEYGAEIIMVSLYMKGRYSLSYREIEEIGGLRGLNIDHATLQRWVVKFMPILEGRFRKRKKPVNGSWRMDETYIKVKGKWVYLYRAVDKYGDTIDFMLRAKRDKRAAKAFFRKAIKSSGQPIKVNIDKSGSNTSALNSINKPLSKEDQIEIRHNKYLNNRIEGDHRFVKKRTRPMLGFKSFRSAARTIAGIELLHMIKKGQLADNDNYNSDFDKFLSLTA, encoded by the coding sequence ATGTTTAAAGTAGACCCAAAATTAATGAAGTATTTTAAGAACCATGAATATGGCGCAGAAATCATTATGGTATCGCTGTATATGAAAGGAAGATATTCTTTAAGTTACAGAGAGATAGAAGAGATAGGCGGGTTGAGAGGACTCAACATAGATCACGCCACTCTACAAAGATGGGTAGTAAAGTTTATGCCAATACTTGAAGGAAGATTCAGAAAAAGAAAAAAGCCAGTCAACGGCAGCTGGAGAATGGACGAGACATATATCAAGGTTAAAGGTAAATGGGTCTATTTGTATAGAGCAGTTGATAAATACGGGGATACCATAGATTTTATGCTAAGAGCAAAAAGAGATAAAAGGGCAGCTAAAGCGTTTTTCAGGAAAGCAATTAAATCTAGTGGCCAGCCTATAAAGGTTAATATAGATAAAAGTGGCTCTAATACTTCTGCTTTGAATTCGATCAATAAGCCATTATCTAAAGAAGACCAAATAGAAATTAGGCATAACAAATATCTAAACAATAGGATAGAAGGCGATCACAGATTTGTAAAGAAACGAACTAGACCGATGCTTGGTTTCAAATCCTTTAGAAGTGCCGCCAGGACTATTGCAGGAATAGAGCTCTTGCACATGATTAAAAAAGGACAACTTGCTGACAATGACAATTATAATTCTGACTTTGATAAATTTCTTTCACTAACTGCTTAA
- a CDS encoding YqgE/AlgH family protein, producing the protein MENKFNSLEGKILVASPKLEDRFFEKSLIYIFMHDQSGALGVILNHTIGSVSNHELLKLLDKDTDKVRTKKLPIVFGGPVNTERMLALSINKEQEKNFADMQSVTLHTDIQNFVKDHVLKNSQSKFLLIRGISAWDSTQLQEEIAENNWFIIQPKVDLIFSQKTKDKWSPIVKKLGVNDSVYIVPYTGHA; encoded by the coding sequence ATGGAAAATAAATTTAATTCATTAGAAGGAAAAATACTGGTTGCCTCTCCTAAATTAGAGGATCGATTTTTTGAAAAATCATTGATATACATATTCATGCATGATCAAAGCGGTGCTTTAGGTGTGATACTCAATCACACAATTGGCTCAGTTTCCAACCATGAATTGCTAAAATTACTCGACAAAGATACGGACAAGGTAAGAACCAAGAAGTTGCCAATAGTGTTTGGCGGGCCAGTTAATACAGAAAGGATGCTAGCTCTTAGCATCAACAAAGAACAAGAGAAAAATTTTGCTGATATGCAATCTGTAACGCTGCATACGGATATTCAAAATTTTGTTAAAGACCACGTGCTGAAAAACAGTCAATCCAAATTTCTGCTTATAAGGGGTATAAGTGCGTGGGATTCCACTCAATTGCAGGAAGAAATTGCTGAGAATAATTGGTTTATAATTCAACCAAAAGTAGACTTGATTTTTTCACAAAAGACCAAGGATAAATGGTCTCCTATAGTAAAAAAATTGGGGGTCAATGATTCTGTTTATATCGTCCCTTATACAGGACATGCGTAA